From a region of the Micropterus dolomieu isolate WLL.071019.BEF.003 ecotype Adirondacks linkage group LG21, ASM2129224v1, whole genome shotgun sequence genome:
- the si:dkey-245n4.2 gene encoding uncharacterized protein si:dkey-245n4.2 isoform X2, whose product MLWCQGRPKVSVLVIAIAMGIRLPCVYLFVLFILNETSGFKIQNKLLGKCLQVQEGTLGIRVSLGDCSTYSALQEWRWLPESQALRSHHTGECLTAPAEQYAGVHMQPCIFQAESDTTGAEVGSSQAWSCSKKGHLTLIGRGLHLSARQESTLVFLSREHKQGSRWRTLDNQTLCDGRGSKHNQHQPPHYLWKSLEPGNFPSATSDVLRHAEPFEDIIANEVTETYPVIDEPLLSLSTKSPADPTMIFLSMDYGMGWKITMLVLSSLALVLGTVILILNVYSNKRKKVVCVLKSYAPRPEVSIPGSPVPSERAPLTEHAMRLPHSTPTLQRGEILIEWKDGTVTPLYEA is encoded by the exons ATGCTGTGGTGTCAAGGGAGACCCAAAGTATCTGTGCTTGTCATCGCCATCGCCATGGGAATACGGCTGCCGTGTGTctatctgtttgttttattcattttgaacG AGACGTCTGGCTTTAAGATTCAGAACAAGCTGCTGGGTAAATGTTTGCAGGTGCAGGAAGGAACCTTGGGAATTAGAGTGTCTCTGGGTGATTGCAGCACATATTCGGCCTTACAGGAATGGCGTTGGCTCCCAGAGAGCCAGGCTCTCAGAAGTCACCATACCGGGGAGTGTCTGACTGCACCGGCAGAGCAGTATGCAGGCGTCCACATGCAGCCTTGCATCTTTCAGGCTGAAAGTGACACGACTGGTGCTGAAGTGGGAAGCAGTCAGGCGTGGTCCTGTTCCAAGAAAGGCCACCTCACATTAATAGGGAGGGGGCTGCACCTTAGCGCCAGACAAGAGTCCACTTTGGTTTTCCTTTCAAGGGAGCATAAGCAG GGCAGCAGGTGGCGGACACTTGACAACCAGACATTGTGTGATGGGAGAGGCAGCAAACATAACCAACACCAACCTCCCCATTATCTGTGGAAATCGTTGGAACCTGGGAATTTTCCAAGTGCCACCTCTGATGTACTCAGACATGCTGAACCAT TTGAAGATATAATTGCCAATGAGGTCACAGAAACATATCCTGTAATAGATGAGCCTCTTTTGTCCCTGAGCACCAAATCCCCTGCCGATCCCACCATGATTTTCTTAAGTATGGACTATG GGATGGGCTGGAAGATAACCATGCTGGTATTAAGCTCTTTGGCTCTGGTCCTGGGGACTGTGATTCTTATCCTCAATGTTTACTCCAATAA AAGGAAGAAggtggtgtgtgttttgaagTCATACGCTCCGAGGCCAGAGGTGAGTATTCCCGGGTCCCCGGTGCCCAGTGAAAGAGCCCCGCTGACGGAGCATGCCATGCGCCTCCCACACTCCACCCCTACTTTACAACGAGGAGAAATCTTGATTGAGTGGAAGGATGGCACTGTTACTCCACTTTATGAGGCCTGA
- the si:dkey-245n4.2 gene encoding uncharacterized protein si:dkey-245n4.2 isoform X1, translated as MLWCQGRPKVSVLVIAIAMGIRLPCVYLFVLFILNETSGFKIQNKLLGKCLQVQEGTLGIRVSLGDCSTYSALQEWRWLPESQALRSHHTGECLTAPAEQYAGVHMQPCIFQAESDTTGAEVGSSQAWSCSKKGHLTLIGRGLHLSARQESTLVFLSREHKQQGSRWRTLDNQTLCDGRGSKHNQHQPPHYLWKSLEPGNFPSATSDVLRHAEPFEDIIANEVTETYPVIDEPLLSLSTKSPADPTMIFLSMDYGMGWKITMLVLSSLALVLGTVILILNVYSNKRKKVVCVLKSYAPRPEVSIPGSPVPSERAPLTEHAMRLPHSTPTLQRGEILIEWKDGTVTPLYEA; from the exons ATGCTGTGGTGTCAAGGGAGACCCAAAGTATCTGTGCTTGTCATCGCCATCGCCATGGGAATACGGCTGCCGTGTGTctatctgtttgttttattcattttgaacG AGACGTCTGGCTTTAAGATTCAGAACAAGCTGCTGGGTAAATGTTTGCAGGTGCAGGAAGGAACCTTGGGAATTAGAGTGTCTCTGGGTGATTGCAGCACATATTCGGCCTTACAGGAATGGCGTTGGCTCCCAGAGAGCCAGGCTCTCAGAAGTCACCATACCGGGGAGTGTCTGACTGCACCGGCAGAGCAGTATGCAGGCGTCCACATGCAGCCTTGCATCTTTCAGGCTGAAAGTGACACGACTGGTGCTGAAGTGGGAAGCAGTCAGGCGTGGTCCTGTTCCAAGAAAGGCCACCTCACATTAATAGGGAGGGGGCTGCACCTTAGCGCCAGACAAGAGTCCACTTTGGTTTTCCTTTCAAGGGAGCATAAGCAG CAGGGCAGCAGGTGGCGGACACTTGACAACCAGACATTGTGTGATGGGAGAGGCAGCAAACATAACCAACACCAACCTCCCCATTATCTGTGGAAATCGTTGGAACCTGGGAATTTTCCAAGTGCCACCTCTGATGTACTCAGACATGCTGAACCAT TTGAAGATATAATTGCCAATGAGGTCACAGAAACATATCCTGTAATAGATGAGCCTCTTTTGTCCCTGAGCACCAAATCCCCTGCCGATCCCACCATGATTTTCTTAAGTATGGACTATG GGATGGGCTGGAAGATAACCATGCTGGTATTAAGCTCTTTGGCTCTGGTCCTGGGGACTGTGATTCTTATCCTCAATGTTTACTCCAATAA AAGGAAGAAggtggtgtgtgttttgaagTCATACGCTCCGAGGCCAGAGGTGAGTATTCCCGGGTCCCCGGTGCCCAGTGAAAGAGCCCCGCTGACGGAGCATGCCATGCGCCTCCCACACTCCACCCCTACTTTACAACGAGGAGAAATCTTGATTGAGTGGAAGGATGGCACTGTTACTCCACTTTATGAGGCCTGA
- the LOC123960519 gene encoding arrestin domain-containing protein 3-like gives MLCGHKYVHTSKMSPIKDFSLTYEALNEEDTFSDGDTVTGTVAFALTKETKVKSLFVKVKGDANVHWTEGSGDDERSYSAHRRYFKLKEYLVAEKDKGAVLSQGFHCYKFRFNIPQGDMPSSFKGFHGKIVYTLEAKMVRSWRRTSGVQKELNFVTKSFPHPGQAMCPQSGSVDKEMGVFSKGQVQMSATVNRKVCTPGDTLSVVAKICNSSSKEMRPKFSLQQKTVYRASGSTNTSDKSLIKIVGDTIKLNSEETVSCQVKIPADVIYTLNNCEILSVDYYLKVYLDIKFAIDPKVVFPLVIAPSSFATLHPGEAVGPYPAGAPSYSDFPPPAFPVGPYPVPAGPGAYGYPVPDPTQPANTTSGYNSQWPQQAAPYGFPTTAFPSSSVQHQAPTAPPLIQQEEELPTYTSLFPPSHYDTFGRTGSDPKS, from the exons ATGTTGTGTGGCCACAAGTACGTCCATACATCAAAAATGTCTCCGATAAAGGACTTCAGTCTGACTTATGAAGCTCTCAATGAAGAGGACACCTTTTCTGACGGAGATACTGTAACCGGCACAGTCGCTTTCGCTTTGACAAAAGAGACCAAAGTGAAGAGTCTTTTCGTGAAAGTCAAAGGGGACGCGAACGTGCACTGGACAGAGGGAAGTGGCGATGACGAGAGATCGTACAGTGCGCACAGGAGATACTTCAAACTCAAAGAATACTTAGTTGCAGAAAAGGATAAAG GCGCTGTACTTTCCCAAGGATTTCATTGCTATAAGTTCAGGTTTAATATCCCACAGGG GGACATGCCGTCATCCTTCAAGGGGTTTCATGGAAAAATTGTCTACACGCTTGAAGCAAAGATGGTCAGGAGCTGGCGGCGGACCTCGGGAGTACAAAAGGAGCTCAATTTTGTGACAAAATCCTTTCCACACCCTGGCCAAGCAATG TGTCcccagtctggttcagtggataAAGAGATGGGGGTATTCTCCAAAGGACAGGTCCAAATGTCTGCTACTGTTAACAGAAAGGTTTGCACTCCAG gTGACACTTTATCTGTTGTTGCCAAAATCTGCAACTCCTCGTCCAAAGAAATGAGGCCAAAATTCAGTCTACAGCAGAAAACGGTGTACCGCGCCAGTGGCTCCACTAATACCAGTGACAAAAGTCTTATCAAAATTGTTGGGGACACTATCAAACTGAACTCAGAGGAAACTGTCTCCTGCCAAGTGAAGATTCCTGCCGATGTCATTTACACTCTCAATAATTGTGAAATCCTCTCAGTTGACTATTACCTCAAG GTGTATTTGGACATCAAGTTTGCCATTGACCCAAAGGTGGTGTTTCCACTGGTCATCGCTCCTTCTAGCTTTGCTACCCTTCATCCTGGTGAGGCTGTGGGGCCTTACCCAGCTGGGGCCCCAAGTTACAGCGACTTCCCTCCACCTGCCTTCCCTGTTGGACCTTATCCTGTACCCGCAGGCCCAGGTGCTTATGGATACCCAGTACCAGATCCCACTCAACCTGCAAACACAACAAGTGGCTATAATAGTCAGTGGCCACAACAAGCTGCTCCATATGGTTTTCCAACTACAGCTTTCCCATCATCTTCAGTGCAGCATCAAGCCCCTACTGCTCCACCTCTGATTCAGCAGGAAGAAGAACTTCCAACCTATACGTCGCTTTTCCCCCCTTCTCATTATGACACTTTCGGTAGAACTGGGTCAGATCCCAAAAGCTGA
- the LOC123960805 gene encoding arrestin domain-containing protein 3-like: MSAIKSLTVTYDALNEYGTFSEGDTVTGKVILALSKETAIESLFVKAKGDADVHWTKRNGDRTYTYSAHNRYFKLKQFLIPENTKDTVLPQGTHVYEFHFNIPPGSMPASFKGSHGKIVYKLEAKLSRSWRMDHTVEKEIHFVSKSFPNLQSLMSHQAGSTNKEMGFFSKGNVHMDVMLDGRAYAPGKTMSIVAKINNSSSSEMTPKFSLIQDVVYRANGNTKHEGNVIHKVVDHCIKPQTQKEVTVAINIPCGLMQTIQNCDIISVEYHLKVYLDISFASDPEVMFPVIILPPDLAPGPHHGLVAGPYPAGAVGGPSYSDFPPPAVSMGPYPVGAVGYPTNSAFPPTAISMSPYPASAHSGSYEYLAPPPVYPYTSSVNTGPPGVNPAHMSGCYSNPVPQLPSPYGGPSPFSSSSSSSSVLHPPPTAQTFHPRPCAPSAPMMNTDFLSQSEEAPPAYSILFPSSATEKSDPK, translated from the exons ATGTCTGCAATTAAAAGCTTAACGGTGACTTACGACGCGTTGAATGAGTACGGGACGTTTTCTGAGGGAGACACTGTAACTGGAAAAGTGATACTGGCCTTGTCAAAGGAGACCGCCATAGAAAGCCTGTTTGTGAAAGCTAAAGGAGACGCAGATGTGCATTGGACGAAAAGGAACGGCGACCGAACTTACACGTACTCCGCACACAACAGATATTTTAAACTGAAGCAGTTTTTAATCCCAGAGAATACAAAGG ACACTGTACTTCCCCAAGGCACCCATGTCTATGAATTCCATTTTAACATACCACCAGG AAGCATGCCTGCATCCTTCAAGGGGAGTCACGGAAAGATTGTCTACAAGCTGGAAGCCAAGCTGTCCAGGAGTTGGAGGATGGACCATACAGTAGAAAAGGAGATACATTTTGTCTCCAAATCCTTTCCAAACCTTCAGTCCTTGATG tcaCACCAAGCTGGTTCAACAAACAAAGAGATGGGATTTTTCTCAAAAGGAAATGTGCACATGGATGTCATGCTTGACGGCAGGGCTTATGCCCCAG GTAAAACCATGTCAATTGTTGCAAAAATCAACAATTCCTCATCCAGTGAGATGACACCCAAATTCAGTCTAATCCAGGATGTCGTGTACCGTGCCAACGGCAATACCAAACATGAGGGCAACGTTATCCACAAAGTGGTTGACCATTGTATTAAACCCCAAACACAGAAGGAGGTTACAGTTGCAATAAATATTCCTTGTGGTCTGATGCAGACAATCCAGAATTGTGACATTATCTCAGTGGAATACCATTTGAAG GTGTACCTGGACATCAGCTTTGCTTCTGATCCAGAGGTCATGTTCCCTGTGATAATTCTTCCTCCTGACTTAGCTCCTGGCCCTCACCATGGTTTGGTTGCAGGTCCCTATCCAGCTGGGGCTGTTGGGGGCCCAAGCTACAGTGACTTCCCTCCCCCTGCAGTGTCTATGGGTCCCTATCCAGTAGGGGCTGTTGGGTACCCAACCAACAGTGCCTTCCCTCCCACTGCAATATCTATGAGTCCTTATCCTGCATCCGCACATTCAGGCAGTTACGAATACCTAGCACCACCACCTGTGTACCCATATACCTCATCGGTGAATACTGGTCCACCAGGTGTGAACCCGGCACACATGAGTGGGTGCTACAGTAACCCAGTGCCACAGCTGCCTTCTCCATATGGTGGTCCATCTCCATTttcatcttcttcatcatcatcttctgtTCTTCACCCTCCACCTACTGCCCAAACATTTCACCCACGTCCATGTGCTCCTTCTGCACCAATGATGAacacagacttcctgtctcagtcGGAGGAAGCTCCTCCAGCTTATTCAATCCTTTTCCCGTCTTCTGCTACTGAAAAATCTGATCCAAAATAA